A region from the Leishmania panamensis strain MHOM/PA/94/PSC-1 chromosome 20 sequence genome encodes:
- a CDS encoding hypothetical protein (TriTrypDB/GeneDB-style sysID: LpmP.20.3350): MFSMTKFILATAITVAAVAFPGAAIEFAMAETTTMTAAPVPVNLSLNIVTTVLVLGVSIAVALIYALWKVLPKIRSGELSFSKIDFDWRAELLNQTPKKEKARFAAEKARRAAEMAHREEEMAANRYCDTDEREVPYGSTQPRVELGEVDTLVARSHHEGRKHGENDESVAVTVPRE; the protein is encoded by the coding sequence ATGTTTTCTATGACCAAGTTCATCCTGGCGACCGCGATCACTGTGGCCGCGGTGGCCTTTCCTGGGGCTGCGATAGAGTTCGCTATGGCTGAAACGACAACAATGACCGCCGCACCTGTCCCTGTCAACCTCAGTCTGAACATCGTCACTACGGTGCTGGTCCTCGGCGTGTCGATAGCGGTGGCGCTGATCTACGCTTTGTGGAAGGTCCTCCCAAAGATCCGCAGTGGAGAGCTCTCGTTCTCGAAGATCGATTTTGACTGGCGTGCGGAGTTGCTGAACCAGACGCccaagaaggagaaggcccGCTTTGCTGCTGAGAAGGCTCGCCGCGCGGCTGAGATGGCGCAtcgtgaggaggagatggcagCCAACCGCTACTGTGACACggacgagagagaagtgccTTACGGCAGCACACAGCCGCGAGTGGAGCTGGGCGAGGTCGATACACTGGTAGCCAGGTCACACCACGAGGGTCGAAAGCACGGCGAGAACGATGAGAGCGTTGCGGTGACGGTGCCCCGCGagtag